One stretch of Streptomyces sp. A2-16 DNA includes these proteins:
- a CDS encoding aminotransferase encodes MGLSSTDWLVRPVAPIDEATAAAVLASRFGVRGTVRDLGSQQDRNYRVRGEAGEYVLKVANPATSTAELRAQCDAVDHLARALPGLRLPSARPGVDGDVVQPFPVDGAALSCRLLDFVPGEPIMDSRYLAPVVVARLGELAGGIAAALADFTAPETDRFRPWDLRNALAVVEALAPHWPDRTRAERVLSAARAAYALVEPHAKELPVQFVHGDITDNNVVCEPAGDGRRMPVGVIDFGDLGAGWTVAELAVTCTSVLHHHGAAPSCVLPAVRAFDAARPLSDEETAVLWPLVVLRAAVLVVSGQYDVLQDPGNGYASAALAREWAMFESAVSVPAQVMTAQLRETLGRTVPHGSVMPTHRMLPDLPDDVPALDLSAQSDDLHTGRWLEADAEAALAAGRPAARTRHGEFRLTRTAIDTTDTPATCALGVDLHLADPAAVHAPWAGTLTRHADGTLDLRGEGPVLWLYGIEGPPASGPVAAGQPLGTVAERNGGHILGLQLSTLADRRPPRFATPDLAAGWLAVSPDPTALITRRDPQEPSAEKDLLDRRDRAFATVQEHYYDEPPRIERGWRHHLVDTRARGYLDMLNNVTILGHGHPGLSDAVHRQWRRLNTNSRFHYGSVVELSERLTALLPTDLDTVFLVNSGSEAVDLALRLAWAATGRQDTIAVEEAYHGWTYASDAVSTSIADNPNALSSRPSWLHTVAAPNSYRGRHRGAEARRYGPEAAARITELATQGHAPAAFICEPFYGNAGGLPLPDGYLREVYEATRAVGGLCLADEVQVGYGRLGTHFWGFEQQGVVPDIVTVAKAMGNGHPLGAVITRREIADAYRTQGYFFSSAGGSPVSSVVGLTVLDALRDERLQDNARDTGGYLKRRLEELADRHPLIGAVHGSGLYLGVEFVRDRETLEPATEETAAICERLRELGVVVQPTSDRQCVLKIKPPLCLTRRSADVFAAALDDVLTHGW; translated from the coding sequence ATGGGCCTGTCGTCCACGGACTGGCTGGTGCGACCCGTCGCGCCGATCGACGAAGCGACCGCGGCGGCCGTGCTGGCGAGCCGGTTCGGGGTGCGGGGCACCGTGCGGGACCTGGGCAGCCAGCAGGACCGCAACTACCGGGTGCGCGGCGAGGCGGGGGAGTACGTCCTCAAGGTCGCCAACCCCGCCACCTCGACGGCCGAGTTGAGGGCCCAGTGCGACGCCGTGGACCACCTGGCCCGCGCGCTGCCCGGTCTCCGGCTGCCCTCGGCACGCCCGGGCGTGGACGGTGACGTGGTGCAGCCCTTCCCCGTGGACGGAGCCGCCCTCTCCTGCCGGCTGCTGGACTTCGTGCCGGGTGAGCCGATCATGGACAGTCGCTATCTCGCCCCGGTTGTCGTCGCGCGCCTCGGCGAACTCGCCGGAGGGATCGCCGCCGCCCTCGCCGACTTCACCGCGCCCGAGACCGACCGCTTCCGGCCGTGGGACCTGCGCAACGCCCTCGCGGTGGTCGAGGCACTCGCCCCGCACTGGCCCGACCGCACCCGCGCCGAGCGGGTGCTGAGCGCCGCCCGGGCCGCGTACGCCCTCGTGGAACCGCACGCGAAGGAGCTGCCCGTCCAGTTCGTCCACGGCGACATCACCGACAACAACGTCGTCTGCGAGCCGGCCGGGGACGGCCGGCGGATGCCCGTCGGAGTGATCGACTTCGGGGACCTCGGCGCCGGCTGGACCGTGGCGGAACTGGCCGTCACCTGCACCTCCGTCCTGCACCACCACGGCGCCGCCCCCTCCTGCGTCCTGCCCGCCGTCCGCGCCTTCGACGCCGCCCGCCCGCTCTCGGACGAGGAGACGGCCGTGCTGTGGCCCCTCGTCGTGCTGCGGGCGGCCGTCCTGGTGGTCAGCGGGCAGTACGACGTCCTCCAGGACCCCGGCAACGGTTACGCGTCCGCGGCCCTGGCCCGGGAGTGGGCCATGTTCGAGTCCGCCGTCTCCGTCCCGGCACAGGTCATGACGGCCCAGCTGCGGGAGACGCTCGGCCGGACCGTGCCGCACGGCTCCGTCATGCCCACCCACCGCATGCTGCCGGACCTGCCCGACGACGTACCGGCGCTCGACCTCTCCGCGCAGAGCGACGACCTGCACACGGGCCGCTGGCTCGAGGCGGACGCCGAAGCGGCGCTGGCCGCCGGACGGCCGGCGGCACGCACCCGGCACGGCGAGTTCCGCCTGACCCGGACCGCCATCGACACCACGGACACCCCGGCGACCTGCGCCCTCGGAGTGGACCTGCACCTGGCGGACCCGGCGGCGGTGCACGCCCCCTGGGCGGGCACCCTCACCCGGCACGCCGACGGCACCCTCGACCTGCGCGGCGAGGGGCCGGTCCTGTGGCTGTACGGCATCGAAGGACCGCCCGCATCCGGTCCCGTCGCCGCCGGGCAGCCCCTCGGCACAGTCGCCGAGCGGAACGGCGGACACATCCTCGGACTGCAGCTGTCGACCCTGGCCGACCGGCGCCCACCCCGTTTCGCCACCCCGGACCTGGCCGCCGGCTGGCTGGCGGTGAGCCCCGACCCGACGGCACTGATCACCCGGCGGGACCCGCAGGAGCCCTCCGCCGAAAAGGATCTCCTCGACCGCCGCGACCGCGCCTTCGCCACCGTCCAGGAGCACTACTACGACGAGCCGCCCCGCATCGAACGCGGCTGGCGCCACCACCTCGTCGACACCCGGGCCCGCGGCTACCTCGACATGCTCAACAACGTGACCATCCTCGGCCACGGCCACCCCGGGCTGAGCGATGCCGTGCACCGCCAGTGGCGGCGCCTGAACACCAACTCCCGCTTCCACTACGGCTCGGTGGTGGAACTCTCCGAGCGGCTCACCGCGCTCCTGCCCACGGACCTGGACACCGTCTTCCTCGTCAACAGCGGCTCCGAGGCCGTGGACCTCGCCCTGCGCCTGGCCTGGGCGGCGACCGGACGGCAGGACACCATCGCGGTCGAGGAGGCGTACCACGGATGGACGTACGCGAGCGACGCGGTCTCCACCTCGATCGCGGACAACCCGAACGCCCTTTCCTCACGCCCGAGTTGGCTCCACACCGTGGCCGCACCCAACTCCTACCGCGGCCGCCACCGCGGTGCCGAGGCGAGGCGGTACGGCCCCGAGGCCGCCGCGCGGATCACCGAACTCGCGACACAGGGCCACGCGCCCGCCGCCTTCATCTGCGAGCCCTTCTACGGCAACGCGGGCGGGCTCCCCCTCCCCGACGGCTACCTGCGAGAGGTCTACGAGGCCACGCGCGCCGTCGGCGGTCTGTGCCTGGCGGACGAGGTGCAGGTCGGCTACGGCCGACTCGGCACCCACTTCTGGGGGTTCGAGCAGCAGGGCGTCGTACCGGACATCGTCACCGTGGCCAAGGCGATGGGCAACGGGCACCCGCTGGGCGCCGTGATCACCCGGCGTGAGATCGCCGACGCCTACCGCACCCAGGGCTACTTCTTCTCCTCGGCCGGCGGCAGCCCGGTCAGCAGCGTGGTCGGGCTGACCGTGCTGGACGCGCTGCGGGACGAACGGCTCCAGGACAACGCCCGGGACACCGGCGGGTACTTGAAGCGTCGGCTGGAGGAACTCGCCGACCGGCACCCGCTGATCGGCGCGGTGCACGGCTCGGGTCTCTACCTGGGCGTCGAGTTCGTGCGGGACCGCGAGACCCTGGAGCCGGCGACCGAGGAGACCGCCGCGATCTGCGAGCGGCTGCGCGAGCTCGGTGTGGTCGTCCAGCCGACCTCGGACCGGCAGTGCGTCCTGAAGATCAAGCCACCGCTGTGCCTGACCCGGCGCAGCGCCGACGTCTTCGCCGCCGCGCTGGACGACGTGCTGACCCACGGCTGGTGA
- a CDS encoding aldehyde dehydrogenase family protein has translation MLPGPYERHRELLRSVVRAIASGESRRPFTEATGQDAADAGMRSTRTAGKVFRSLLGRPFDLGQPGELGRVRTESSPYGLALAIDYPRCDPSELVAAAGRAAAGWRAAGPHQRAGLAVEILRRLNTRSHELALSVHHTTGQPLQGALRAAGPRAQDRALEAVALALAESERVPAALHWKSAERGGQPLQGTCALVPRGVALLVGCPDFPLWNGYPGLFASLVTGNPVVVAPHPRSVLPLAITVRVARQVLAEAGHSPDLVTLAVAEPERQVHRRLATDPAVRIVDYTGYARFADWLEQHARQAAVFANRTGLNTVVVDSTDDYRGLIRGLALASCRCNGTVRTTPQNILVPERGFSTDEGHKTLRDLGADLGDAVDRLLGHPARAARVLGAITTDEVRGALTDAARHGPVLHASGPVAHPDHPRADLRSPLLVRLRASDERVYTREWPGLVSFLVGTDSTSHSLALLRRTVARHGALCASVHSTDPLVLAAAETAALDAGVHLVENLDDLPADPSSALAELPGCGVHFVTGRFRVVRSRRHAPAAAPVPAPGRPGGTAELVDV, from the coding sequence GTGCTCCCCGGTCCCTACGAACGGCACCGAGAGCTGCTGCGGAGCGTCGTTCGCGCCATCGCCTCCGGTGAGTCCCGTCGCCCCTTCACCGAGGCCACCGGCCAGGACGCGGCCGACGCCGGCATGAGGTCGACCCGCACCGCGGGGAAGGTGTTCCGCTCACTGCTGGGGCGGCCCTTCGACCTGGGGCAGCCCGGCGAACTCGGCCGTGTGCGCACGGAGTCGTCGCCGTACGGCCTCGCTCTGGCCATCGACTACCCGCGCTGCGATCCCTCGGAGCTGGTCGCGGCGGCCGGGCGTGCGGCGGCCGGCTGGCGGGCCGCCGGCCCGCATCAGCGCGCCGGGCTCGCCGTGGAGATTCTGCGCCGGCTCAACACCCGCAGCCACGAGCTGGCCCTCTCGGTGCACCACACCACCGGCCAGCCCCTCCAGGGAGCCTTGCGCGCCGCTGGGCCACGCGCCCAGGACCGCGCCCTGGAGGCGGTGGCCCTGGCCCTCGCCGAGTCGGAACGCGTCCCGGCCGCCCTGCACTGGAAGAGCGCCGAACGAGGCGGGCAACCGCTCCAGGGCACCTGCGCCCTGGTGCCCCGCGGGGTGGCGCTGCTCGTCGGCTGTCCCGACTTCCCGCTCTGGAACGGGTATCCGGGCCTGTTCGCCAGCCTGGTGACCGGCAACCCTGTCGTCGTGGCTCCGCACCCGCGCTCGGTGCTGCCGCTGGCGATCACGGTGCGCGTCGCCCGGCAGGTGCTGGCGGAGGCCGGTCACTCCCCCGACCTCGTGACCCTGGCGGTGGCGGAACCGGAACGGCAGGTGCACCGGCGGCTGGCCACGGACCCGGCGGTGCGCATCGTCGACTACACGGGCTACGCGCGTTTCGCCGACTGGCTGGAGCAACACGCCCGCCAGGCCGCCGTGTTCGCCAACCGGACCGGACTGAACACCGTGGTCGTGGACTCCACCGACGACTACCGGGGCCTGATCCGGGGTCTTGCCCTCGCCTCGTGCCGGTGCAACGGGACGGTGCGCACCACGCCGCAGAACATCCTGGTTCCGGAGCGGGGCTTCAGCACCGACGAGGGGCACAAGACGCTGCGGGACCTCGGGGCCGACCTCGGCGACGCCGTGGACCGGCTGCTCGGGCATCCCGCCCGCGCGGCCAGGGTGCTGGGCGCGATCACCACCGACGAGGTGCGCGGCGCCCTGACGGACGCCGCACGCCACGGCCCGGTCCTGCATGCCTCCGGCCCCGTGGCCCATCCCGACCACCCGCGCGCCGACCTGCGCAGTCCGCTGCTGGTGCGGCTGCGCGCCTCCGACGAACGCGTCTACACGCGCGAGTGGCCGGGGCTCGTCTCCTTCCTGGTGGGCACCGACTCGACCTCGCACAGCCTCGCTCTCCTGCGCCGTACCGTGGCGCGGCACGGCGCGCTGTGCGCCTCGGTGCACTCCACCGACCCGCTGGTGCTGGCGGCGGCCGAGACGGCGGCGCTGGACGCCGGGGTGCATCTGGTGGAGAACCTCGACGACCTGCCCGCCGACCCGTCCTCGGCCCTCGCCGAACTTCCGGGCTGCGGTGTCCACTTCGTCACCGGTCGGTTCCGCGTGGTGCGCTCCCGGCGGCACGCACCGGCGGCGGCTCCCGTCCCGGCACCGGGCCGGCCAGGGGGCACCGCGGAGCTGGTCGACGTATGA
- a CDS encoding chitinase — MSVSLRRGRFAVFPVLAAVLTALFTVTPAHAASGTITGLAGKCVDVAGASAANGTAVQLYDCNGTGAQVWSNSGDGTLRALGKCLDIADRSTADGAAVQLWDCSGGANQQWVVSAARDIVNPAANKCLDVRDNSSANGARLQIWTCAGTANQKWNAPASGGGGTPSGFVVSEAQFNQMFPNRNSFYTYSGLVAALSAYPGFANTGSDTVKKQEAAAFLANVNHETGGLVHIVEQNTANYPTYCDWNQPYGCPAGQAAYYGRGPIQLSWNFNYKAAGDALRIDLLNNPWLVQNDSAVAWKTGLWYWNTQSGPGTMTPHNAMVNQAGFGQTIRSINGSLECDGRNPAQVQSRVDAYNRFTSILGVAPGGNLYC; from the coding sequence ATGTCCGTGTCCCTGCGCAGAGGCCGCTTCGCGGTCTTCCCCGTCCTCGCCGCCGTGCTCACCGCGCTGTTCACGGTGACGCCCGCACACGCCGCCTCCGGCACGATCACCGGCCTCGCCGGCAAGTGCGTCGACGTGGCGGGCGCGTCCGCCGCCAACGGCACGGCCGTACAGCTCTACGACTGCAACGGCACCGGCGCCCAGGTCTGGTCCAACTCCGGTGACGGGACCCTGCGGGCGCTCGGCAAGTGTCTGGACATCGCCGACCGCAGCACCGCCGACGGCGCGGCCGTACAGCTGTGGGACTGCTCGGGCGGCGCCAACCAGCAGTGGGTGGTCTCCGCCGCGCGCGACATCGTCAATCCGGCCGCGAACAAGTGCCTGGACGTCCGGGACAACAGCAGCGCCAACGGCGCCCGGCTGCAGATCTGGACCTGCGCCGGTACGGCCAACCAGAAGTGGAACGCGCCCGCGAGCGGAGGCGGCGGCACACCGTCCGGATTCGTCGTCAGCGAGGCGCAGTTCAACCAGATGTTCCCGAACCGGAACTCCTTCTACACCTACAGCGGCCTGGTCGCGGCGCTGAGCGCCTACCCCGGTTTCGCGAACACCGGCAGCGACACGGTGAAGAAGCAGGAGGCGGCGGCCTTCCTCGCCAACGTGAACCACGAGACCGGCGGGCTGGTGCACATCGTCGAGCAGAACACCGCCAACTACCCCACATACTGCGACTGGAACCAGCCGTACGGCTGCCCCGCCGGTCAGGCCGCCTACTACGGCCGCGGCCCGATCCAGCTGTCCTGGAACTTCAACTACAAGGCCGCGGGCGACGCGTTGCGGATCGACCTCCTCAACAACCCCTGGCTGGTGCAGAACGACTCCGCCGTGGCCTGGAAGACCGGTCTCTGGTACTGGAACACCCAGTCCGGCCCCGGCACCATGACCCCGCACAACGCCATGGTCAACCAGGCAGGCTTCGGACAGACGATCCGCTCGATCAACGGCTCCCTGGAGTGCGACGGCCGCAATCCCGCCCAGGTGCAGAGCCGGGTCGACGCCTACAACCGGTTCACGTCGATCCTCGGGGTCGCCCCCGGCGGCAACCTCTACTGCTGA
- a CDS encoding NPP1 family protein: MRKLRSLITALGALALVVAVPASAHASVLTLLPQNADGLEQTFSPAYDYDRDGCYATAAIGADGTINPGLKLGGDVNGKCHDYAQLANANTYSREKCNNGWCAVMYASYFEKDQATLGPAAIGHTHDWEHVVVWVSGDQVQYVSVSQHSGYQVAARSAVRFDGTHPKIVYHKDGVSTHCFRFASANDEPPENATGGWFFPRLVGWNGYPAGYREKLIGADFGSATLKIDDGDFQYALDRAKPSGIGFDPYA, encoded by the coding sequence ATGCGGAAGTTGAGATCACTGATCACGGCCCTCGGCGCCCTGGCTCTCGTCGTGGCGGTCCCCGCGAGCGCCCACGCGAGCGTGCTGACCCTGCTGCCCCAGAACGCCGACGGCCTGGAGCAGACCTTCTCCCCCGCCTACGACTACGACCGCGACGGCTGCTACGCGACCGCCGCGATCGGCGCCGACGGCACGATCAACCCCGGGCTGAAACTCGGCGGCGACGTCAACGGCAAGTGCCACGACTACGCCCAACTGGCCAACGCCAACACGTACTCGAGGGAGAAGTGCAACAACGGCTGGTGTGCCGTGATGTACGCCAGCTACTTCGAGAAGGACCAGGCGACGCTCGGTCCGGCGGCCATCGGGCACACCCATGACTGGGAGCACGTCGTGGTGTGGGTCTCCGGCGACCAGGTCCAGTACGTGTCGGTCTCGCAGCACTCCGGCTACCAGGTGGCAGCTCGGTCCGCGGTGCGTTTCGACGGCACCCACCCGAAGATCGTCTACCACAAGGACGGTGTCTCGACCCACTGCTTCCGGTTCGCGAGCGCCAACGACGAGCCGCCGGAGAACGCCACGGGCGGCTGGTTCTTCCCGCGCCTCGTGGGCTGGAACGGCTATCCCGCCGGGTACCGCGAGAAGCTCATCGGCGCGGACTTCGGCTCGGCCACGCTGAAGATCGACGACGGCGACTTCCAGTACGCCCTCGACCGCGCCAAGCCGTCGGGGATCGGCTTCGATCCCTATGCCTGA
- a CDS encoding histidinol-phosphate transaminase: MVRVRASLSQLPAYVPGRKLPGAIVLAGNESPYGLLPGVAATLAEAAGGVSRYPDLHAGSLVEALAAHHGVQPDRIAVGAGSSEVCGQLLHTVVGPGDEVVFGWRSFEAYPILTAVAGGTAVRVPLRDHALDLDAMAAAITARTRLVFVCNPNNPTSTAVGARALTDFADRVPRDVLIVVDEAYREYADPALVPDGLALLGDRPNVAVLRTFSKAYGLAGLRVGYCVAPPGIAAHVRRTQVPFSVSGLAQRAAVVALGEGAEVVRRAALTVAERDRVTERLRALGHDVPDSRSNFVWLPLGDDSADFARHCADGKVVVRPFPGEGVRVTIGLPEENDALLSLAASRRG, from the coding sequence ATGGTGCGTGTCCGTGCGTCCCTGTCCCAGCTGCCCGCCTACGTTCCGGGCCGCAAACTGCCCGGGGCCATCGTGCTGGCCGGCAACGAGTCCCCCTACGGGTTGCTGCCGGGGGTGGCCGCGACCCTCGCGGAGGCCGCCGGCGGTGTGTCGCGGTACCCCGATCTGCACGCCGGCTCGCTGGTCGAGGCCCTGGCGGCGCACCACGGGGTCCAGCCGGACCGGATCGCGGTGGGCGCCGGTTCGTCCGAGGTGTGCGGGCAGTTGCTGCACACCGTCGTGGGGCCCGGTGACGAGGTCGTCTTCGGCTGGCGGTCGTTCGAGGCGTACCCGATCCTCACCGCCGTGGCAGGCGGTACGGCGGTGCGGGTGCCGCTGCGCGACCACGCCCTCGACCTCGATGCCATGGCCGCGGCGATCACCGCCCGGACCCGGCTGGTCTTCGTGTGCAACCCCAACAACCCGACGTCCACGGCTGTCGGTGCGCGGGCCCTGACCGACTTCGCGGACCGGGTGCCCCGGGATGTACTGATCGTCGTCGACGAGGCGTACCGGGAGTACGCCGATCCCGCCCTGGTCCCCGACGGCCTCGCCCTCCTCGGCGACCGTCCGAACGTGGCGGTGCTGCGGACCTTCTCGAAGGCGTACGGACTGGCGGGACTCCGGGTCGGCTACTGCGTCGCGCCGCCCGGGATCGCGGCGCACGTGCGCCGGACGCAGGTGCCGTTCAGTGTCAGTGGGCTCGCCCAGCGGGCCGCCGTGGTCGCCCTCGGCGAGGGCGCGGAGGTCGTGCGGCGGGCCGCCCTCACGGTCGCCGAACGCGACCGTGTCACCGAGCGGTTGCGGGCGCTGGGCCATGACGTGCCCGACTCCCGGTCCAACTTCGTCTGGCTGCCGCTCGGCGACGACAGCGCGGACTTCGCCCGGCACTGCGCCGACGGGAAGGTCGTGGTCCGCCCGTTCCCCGGCGAGGGCGTCCGGGTGACGATCGGGCTGCCGGAGGAGAACGACGCCCTCCTCTCGCTCGCGGCGAGCCGGCGAGGCTGA
- a CDS encoding RICIN domain-containing protein has translation MHTLTRLRRSGAAALVTAAAASVLTSLPTPAEAAAALPTGFSTVMNAASGRCLDARSAGTANGTVVQQYACNGTTAQQWSFTATSDGYVRLDTRNSTGQVVDVADVSTADNAPVHLWAYGGGANQQWLPVHEGGGAYHFVNRNSGKCLDDPGASTADSVQFVQYTCNGSAAQRFQVVPVTQSAANPDLGPNVVVFDPSMSSSTIQSRLNSIFQQQETNQFGSQRYAVLFKPGSYTADANVGFYTQVAGLGLTPDAVTINGAVHAEADWFQGNATQNFWRGAENLSVNPTGGSDRWAVSQAAAYRRMHLRGNLALDDNGWSSGGLLADTKIDGQVNSGSQQQWLTRNSQLGSWTGANWNMVFVGSQGVPGTTFPNPPHTTVAQSPVSREKPFLYVDGDGAYKVFVPSVRSNSTGTSWANGSPAGSSLSLDTFYVVKPGASAADINAALAAGKNLLVTPGVYHLNQTLQVNRADTVVLGLGLATFVPDNGVTAMKVADVDGVKVAGVLFDAGTTNSPTLMEVGPSGSAASHAANPTSLHDVYFRVGGAGVGKATTSLVINSDNVIGDHMWIWRADHGSGVGWNTNTADTGLIVNGDNVTAYGLFVEHYQKYQTIWNGNGGRTYFYQNEMPYDPPNQAAWMNGSTQGYAAYKVADSVTSHQAYGLGSYCYFNVNPGVAAERAIEAPNTAGVRFQSMVTVSLGGTGTIRHVVNGIGGPSNSSTNVANLTSYP, from the coding sequence ATGCACACCCTCACGCGCCTTCGCAGATCCGGCGCCGCCGCGCTCGTCACGGCCGCCGCCGCGTCCGTCCTGACCTCCCTGCCGACACCGGCCGAAGCCGCCGCCGCGCTCCCCACCGGCTTCTCTACTGTCATGAACGCGGCAAGCGGACGGTGTCTGGACGCCCGGTCGGCGGGCACCGCCAACGGCACCGTCGTCCAGCAGTACGCCTGCAACGGCACCACCGCCCAGCAGTGGAGCTTCACCGCCACGAGCGACGGCTATGTCCGCCTCGACACCCGCAACAGCACCGGCCAGGTCGTGGACGTCGCCGACGTCTCCACCGCCGACAACGCGCCCGTCCACCTCTGGGCCTACGGCGGCGGCGCCAACCAGCAGTGGCTGCCCGTCCACGAGGGCGGCGGCGCCTACCACTTCGTCAACCGCAACAGCGGCAAGTGCCTGGACGACCCGGGCGCCTCGACCGCCGACAGCGTGCAGTTCGTGCAGTACACGTGCAACGGCAGCGCGGCCCAGCGCTTCCAGGTGGTGCCCGTGACCCAGTCGGCCGCGAACCCGGACCTCGGCCCGAACGTCGTCGTCTTCGACCCGTCGATGTCGTCCTCGACGATCCAGTCGAGGCTGAACTCGATCTTCCAGCAGCAGGAGACCAACCAGTTCGGCTCCCAGCGCTACGCCGTCCTGTTCAAGCCGGGCTCCTACACCGCGGACGCCAACGTCGGCTTCTACACCCAGGTCGCGGGGCTGGGCCTGACCCCGGACGCGGTGACGATCAACGGTGCCGTGCACGCGGAGGCGGACTGGTTCCAGGGCAACGCGACGCAGAACTTCTGGCGCGGGGCCGAGAACCTGTCCGTCAACCCCACCGGCGGCAGCGACCGTTGGGCGGTCTCGCAGGCGGCTGCGTACCGCCGGATGCATCTGCGCGGCAACCTCGCCCTGGACGACAACGGTTGGTCCAGCGGCGGCCTGCTCGCCGACACGAAGATCGACGGTCAGGTCAACTCCGGCAGCCAGCAACAGTGGTTGACCCGCAACTCGCAGCTCGGCAGCTGGACCGGCGCCAACTGGAACATGGTCTTCGTCGGCAGCCAGGGCGTCCCGGGCACCACCTTCCCCAACCCGCCCCACACCACGGTCGCGCAGTCCCCGGTCAGCCGTGAGAAGCCGTTCCTGTACGTCGACGGCGACGGCGCCTACAAGGTGTTCGTGCCGTCCGTGCGATCCAACTCCACGGGCACCAGCTGGGCGAACGGCTCCCCGGCCGGCAGCTCCCTCTCCCTGGACACCTTCTACGTCGTGAAGCCCGGCGCGAGTGCCGCGGACATCAACGCGGCGCTGGCGGCGGGCAAGAACCTCCTGGTCACACCGGGGGTGTACCACCTGAACCAGACGCTGCAGGTGAACCGCGCAGACACCGTCGTCCTCGGGCTCGGCCTGGCCACGTTCGTGCCGGACAACGGCGTCACCGCGATGAAGGTGGCCGACGTCGACGGCGTGAAGGTCGCGGGCGTCCTCTTCGACGCGGGCACCACCAACTCGCCCACGCTGATGGAGGTCGGCCCGTCCGGCTCCGCCGCCTCCCACGCCGCGAACCCGACCTCCCTGCACGACGTGTACTTCCGCGTCGGCGGCGCGGGCGTCGGCAAGGCGACCACCAGCCTCGTGATCAACAGCGACAACGTCATCGGCGACCACATGTGGATCTGGCGTGCCGACCACGGCAGCGGCGTCGGCTGGAACACCAACACCGCGGACACGGGCCTGATCGTCAACGGCGACAACGTCACGGCGTACGGCCTGTTCGTCGAGCACTACCAGAAGTACCAGACCATCTGGAACGGCAACGGCGGCCGCACGTACTTCTACCAGAACGAGATGCCCTACGACCCGCCCAACCAGGCGGCCTGGATGAACGGCTCCACGCAGGGCTACGCCGCCTACAAGGTCGCCGACTCGGTCACCAGCCACCAGGCCTACGGCCTCGGCAGCTACTGCTACTTCAACGTGAACCCCGGTGTGGCCGCGGAACGGGCCATCGAGGCACCCAACACCGCGGGAGTGCGCTTCCAGAGCATGGTGACGGTCTCCCTCGGCGGCACCGGCACCATCCGGCACGTCGTCAACGGCATCGGCGGCCCGTCCAACTCCTCGACCAACGTGGCCAATCTGACCAGCTACCCGTAG
- a CDS encoding YihY/virulence factor BrkB family protein: MKLHLPGHKEHHAGDEAPRREAPPSEEVGPGPAVEERAPDTPTQLPKTAWGAVLRGSLREFKDDELTDRAAALTYYGLLSLFPALLVLVSMLGLTGKSATDTVLKNLQQFTPGSARDIITGAVEQLQNNAGVGSLMAIVGIVLAVWSASGYVAAFMRSANRVYDMPEGRPIWKILPVRVGLTVVLMVLAVISALIVVFTGTLARKAGTALGIGDTALTVWSIAKWPVLVILVTIMIALLYWAAPNARVKGFRWITPGSFLALVIWLVASAGFAFYVANFGSYNKTYGTMAGVIVFLIWLWISNLAILLGLEFDAESVRQRAIAGGMPPEQEPYTEPRDTRTWDEQDLRRVDEPGPARDR, from the coding sequence ATGAAGCTGCATCTTCCTGGACACAAAGAGCACCACGCCGGTGACGAGGCTCCAAGGCGCGAGGCCCCGCCGTCCGAGGAGGTGGGCCCCGGGCCCGCCGTGGAGGAGCGTGCGCCGGACACACCGACGCAGCTGCCGAAGACGGCGTGGGGTGCGGTGCTGCGGGGCAGCCTGCGGGAGTTCAAGGACGACGAACTCACCGACCGGGCCGCGGCGTTGACCTACTACGGCCTGTTGTCGCTCTTCCCGGCCCTGCTGGTCCTGGTGTCGATGCTCGGCCTGACCGGCAAGTCCGCCACGGACACGGTGCTGAAGAACCTCCAACAGTTCACCCCGGGCTCCGCCCGCGACATCATCACCGGCGCCGTCGAGCAACTGCAGAACAACGCCGGCGTCGGCTCGCTCATGGCGATCGTCGGCATCGTCCTGGCGGTGTGGTCGGCGTCCGGGTACGTGGCCGCGTTCATGCGCTCCGCCAACCGGGTCTACGACATGCCGGAGGGTCGCCCCATCTGGAAGATCCTCCCGGTGCGGGTCGGTCTGACGGTCGTCCTGATGGTGCTCGCCGTCATCAGCGCCCTGATCGTCGTCTTCACCGGCACCCTGGCCCGCAAGGCGGGCACGGCGCTCGGGATCGGTGACACCGCCCTGACGGTGTGGTCGATCGCCAAGTGGCCGGTCCTGGTGATCCTGGTGACGATCATGATCGCGCTCCTGTACTGGGCCGCCCCGAACGCCCGGGTGAAGGGGTTCAGGTGGATCACACCGGGCAGCTTCCTCGCCCTCGTCATCTGGCTGGTCGCGTCCGCCGGATTCGCGTTCTACGTCGCCAACTTCGGCTCGTACAACAAGACCTACGGCACCATGGCCGGCGTCATCGTCTTCCTGATCTGGCTGTGGATCAGCAACCTGGCGATCCTCCTGGGCCTGGAGTTCGACGCCGAGTCCGTCCGGCAGCGGGCGATCGCCGGAGGCATGCCGCCCGAGCAGGAGCCCTACACGGAGCCGCGCGACACCAGGACCTGGGACGAGCAGGACCTGCGTCGGGTCGACGAGCCGGGACCGGCGCGCGACCGGTGA